From the genome of Novosphingobium sp. TH158, one region includes:
- a CDS encoding UrcA family protein, with protein sequence MKFMLAPALAIAALAAPAVASANTTAAPKASIKFDDLDLDSKSGQSTLDQRIRSAAKQVCSDTARTGTRIPSSKCHKDLRENVLARIEAYQNRVGKGG encoded by the coding sequence ATGAAGTTCATGCTTGCCCCCGCCCTGGCCATTGCCGCCCTGGCAGCCCCCGCCGTTGCATCTGCCAACACCACGGCAGCACCGAAGGCCAGCATCAAGTTCGACGATCTCGATCTCGACAGCAAGAGCGGCCAGTCGACACTTGACCAGCGCATCCGTTCGGCCGCGAAGCAGGTCTGCAGCGACACCGCCCGGACCGGAACGCGCATTCCCTCCAGCAAGTGCCACAAGGACCTTCGCGAGAACGTTCTCGCCCGGATCGAGGCTTACCAGAATCGTGTCGGCAAGGGCGGCTGA
- a CDS encoding metallophosphoesterase, protein MSQPFLLFHVSDLHFGYEDRKALDWFAQEVADVQPDGVICTGDLTMRGTAREFAAARKWLEGLGVPTLVEPGNHDMPYYYNPLGRLLRPYRHYEALRLAVSQDLDFAEVEVVSLRTISRAQLRLNQSKGKVKQSALDRALARLAQHAEKPLRLVACHHPLVEADTHATASTRGGKRALAALARAGADAVLSGHVHDAFDKTVEIDGYAIRMIGAGTLSERVRTTAPSYNRLSWSSQTGLAVEPRSLS, encoded by the coding sequence ATGAGCCAGCCCTTCCTCCTGTTCCACGTCAGCGACCTGCACTTCGGTTATGAAGACCGCAAGGCGCTGGACTGGTTCGCCCAGGAAGTGGCGGATGTGCAGCCCGACGGTGTGATCTGTACCGGCGACCTGACGATGCGGGGCACCGCGCGGGAATTTGCCGCGGCTCGCAAATGGCTTGAAGGTCTGGGCGTTCCGACGCTGGTCGAACCGGGCAATCACGACATGCCCTATTACTACAACCCGCTTGGACGCCTGCTGCGCCCTTACCGCCATTACGAGGCGCTGCGGCTGGCGGTTTCGCAGGACCTCGATTTCGCCGAGGTGGAAGTTGTCTCGCTTCGCACGATCTCGCGGGCGCAGCTGCGGCTTAACCAGTCAAAGGGCAAGGTGAAGCAATCGGCGCTCGACAGGGCGCTGGCGCGGCTGGCGCAGCACGCGGAAAAGCCGTTGCGACTGGTCGCCTGCCATCACCCCCTGGTGGAAGCCGATACCCATGCAACGGCCTCCACGCGCGGTGGCAAGCGGGCGCTTGCCGCTCTTGCGCGGGCGGGCGCCGATGCCGTGCTTTCGGGCCACGTGCACGATGCATTCGACAAGACGGTCGAGATCGACGGCTATGCCATCCGCATGATCGGTGCGGGGACCCTGTCCGAGCGTGTGCGCACCACGGCGCCGAGCTACAACCGGCTGTCGTGGAGCAGTCAAACTGGGCTTGCCGTGGAGCCGCGCAGCCTCAGCTGA
- a CDS encoding HPP family protein, which produces MQTSTPHFVAATPQTMPAVGHSGWLPGALGAMLAIALTGWASHLILPSNPTLPWLIAPMGASAVLVFLLPASPLSQPWPVVGGHLLAALTGLACHALVPLPWLAAALAVGLSVAVMSMARCLHAPAGGTALLPVLASPAVSTMNANYLLLPLVLNVILMVVCGWGWHQLSGHSWPHRPVPAPIPAAWVGHIEDADLDAVLEEWDEVLDVSREDLLALLHAVETRVRARALS; this is translated from the coding sequence ATGCAGACAAGCACCCCGCATTTCGTCGCCGCAACGCCGCAGACCATGCCGGCCGTCGGCCATTCCGGCTGGCTCCCGGGAGCGCTGGGGGCCATGCTGGCCATCGCCCTTACCGGCTGGGCCAGCCACCTGATCCTGCCCAGCAACCCGACCCTTCCCTGGCTGATTGCGCCGATGGGGGCCAGCGCGGTGCTGGTCTTCCTGCTTCCGGCAAGCCCGCTTTCGCAGCCTTGGCCAGTCGTGGGAGGGCACCTGCTCGCCGCGCTTACCGGACTTGCCTGCCACGCCCTTGTGCCGCTTCCCTGGCTGGCCGCCGCCCTGGCCGTGGGCCTGTCGGTCGCGGTGATGAGCATGGCCCGCTGCCTGCACGCACCCGCAGGCGGCACTGCCCTGTTGCCCGTGCTGGCATCGCCGGCGGTCAGTACGATGAACGCAAACTACCTGCTGCTGCCACTGGTGCTCAATGTCATCCTGATGGTCGTGTGCGGATGGGGCTGGCACCAGCTCAGCGGCCACTCCTGGCCGCACCGCCCCGTTCCCGCACCGATCCCGGCGGCATGGGTGGGCCACATCGAGGATGCTGACCTCGATGCCGTCCTGGAAGAGTGGGACGAGGTGCTCGACGTCAGCCGCGAGGATCTGCTCGCCCTGCTGCACGCGGTCGAAACGCGGGTGCGCGCCCGCGCCCTCAGCTGA
- the rpsI gene encoding 30S ribosomal protein S9, whose product MSENTVTDLADLGNLAEGVAAEATTEAPVRTGPAAPLRDKEVDAQGRAYATGRRKDAVARVWLKPGSGKITVNGRDQEVYFARPTLRLVIDQPFQVSDRVGQYDVIATVKGGGLSGQAGAVKHGIAQALSKFEPALRSAVKAAGFLTRDPRVVERKKYGRAKARRSFQFSKR is encoded by the coding sequence ATGTCCGAGAACACCGTCACCGATCTCGCCGATCTCGGCAACCTCGCTGAAGGCGTTGCCGCCGAAGCGACCACCGAAGCTCCGGTCCGCACCGGTCCCGCCGCTCCGCTGCGCGACAAGGAAGTTGACGCCCAGGGCCGCGCCTATGCCACCGGCCGCCGCAAGGACGCCGTGGCCCGCGTGTGGCTCAAGCCCGGCTCGGGCAAGATCACGGTCAATGGCCGCGATCAGGAAGTCTACTTCGCTCGTCCGACCCTGCGCCTCGTCATTGACCAGCCCTTCCAGGTTTCGGATCGCGTCGGCCAGTACGACGTTATCGCCACCGTCAAGGGCGGCGGACTCTCGGGCCAGGCCGGCGCCGTGAAGCACGGCATTGCCCAGGCCCTGTCGAAGTTCGAACCGGCACTGCGCAGTGCAGTGAAGGCTGCCGGCTTCCTTACCCGCGACCCGCGCGTCGTCGAACGCAAGAAGTACGGCCGCGCCAAGGCACGCCGCAGCTTCCAGTTCTCGAAGCGCTGA